The following proteins are encoded in a genomic region of Cataglyphis hispanica isolate Lineage 1 chromosome 1, ULB_Chis1_1.0, whole genome shotgun sequence:
- the LOC126848084 gene encoding uncharacterized protein LOC126848084 — protein sequence MGQGTETCADRPTEVSVIRFVSRNRTIEEIAPKKEVYTCKQQGCGKIFTNQDEYKTHEVLEALKIRFICREPGCGEELSDPGSMWRHYQEWHNNETNVFACPYTNCGSLHTTSSNLEEHIESCHRQPPTLPMEPEIICFEGPENVIDEEGMQKTDEGCYEKLPSENFTLKEEYVSNDESSHVRDETKLQTKNDFCHEQIKIAALTNNEDYSNNEPLNSINKFPKGEDLLIIKDNFLRKYDNVAPKCEEILQVECTQDKNNVVYINGDITITKNMKTEVCNLNLRNQEHRIDLGNLERVFRNGLENSKIEDSSVETNSNCSDDEEYTPKKQRMSRYKQETYKCDVNGCGKKYKYISHYRHHQDSHKLVTNTISSNTGKQVSKVKQGKASTVSFFICKMPGCGAQVNNVTGLWKHYQDNHANSKPPVVQTAKNNEVFRCKVPGCELEFNTTLMLYKHFNEIHSNNSISNTNGKTGNGSSFHFTEIFQEDATAQQVNFKTDFKAKHNINLNDYTESGDEHTTHIANS from the exons ATGGGCCAGGGTACGGAAACGTGCGCCGACCGACCCACGGAGGTTAGCGTCATCAGATTCGTCTCACGGAATCGTACCATTGAAGAGATCGCGCCGAAAAAG GAAGTATATACTTGCAAACAACAAGGTTGCGGTAAAATATTTACCAATCAAGATGAATATAAGACACATGAAGTGCTGGAGGCTTTAAAGATTCGATTTAT ttgtCGCGAGCCAGGTTGCGGAGAAGAATTATCAGATCCAGGTAGTATGTGGCGACATTATCAAGAATGGCACAACAATGAAACAAATGTTTTTGCATGTCCATACACCAATTGTGGATCTTTGCACACTACTAGTAGTAATCTCGAAGAACATATTGAGAGTTGTCATAGACAGCCACCTACACTGCCAATGGAGCctgaaataatttgttttgaaGGTCCCGAAAATGTGATAGACGAAGAAGGCATGCAAAAGACTGATGAAGGATGTTATGAAAAACTGCCAAGCGAAAACTTTACTTTAAAGGAAGAATATGTAAGTAACGATGAAAGCTCTCATGTTAGAGATGAAACTAAACTTCAGACAAAGAACGACTTTTGTCACGAGCAGATTAAAATCGCAGCTCTTACAAATAACGAAGATTATTCGAATAATGAGCCTTTGAATAGTATTAATAAGTTCCCTAAAGGTGAGGACCTACTTATAATTAAGGATAATTTCTTACGAAAATATGATAACGTTGCACCAAAATGCGAGGAAATTCTCCAAGTGGAATGCACACAAGACAAGAATAacgttgtttatataaatggtGATATaactattacaaaaaatatgaaaacggaagtatgcaatttaaatttacgaaaTCAAGAGCATAGAATAGATTTGGGAAACTTGGAGCGAGTTTTTCGGAATGGTCTCGAGAACTCGAAGATTGAGGACAGCTCAGTAGAAACAAACAGCAATTGTTCGGATGATGAGGAATACACTCCAAAGAAACAACGCATGTCTAGGTACAAACAGGAAACATATAAATGCGACGTCAATGGTTGCGGGAAGAAGTACAAATACATATCGCACTATCGTCATCATCAAGACAGTCATAAATTAGTTACGAATACAATTAGTTCTAATACTGGTAAGCAAGTGTCGAAGGTAAAACAAGGAAAGGCATCTACTGTCAGTTTCTTCAT ATGCAAAATGCCTGGATGTGGTGCGCAAGTAAATAATGTAACTGGCTTATGGAAGCATTATCAAGATAATCATGCCAATTCCAAGCCACCAGTCGTACAAACTGCCAAGAATAATGAAGTGTTCCg ATGCAAGGTACCAGGATGCGAACTAGAATTTAATACAACATTAATGTTGTACAAGCATTTCAATGAAATTCACTCCAATAATTCCATTAGCAACACGAACGGAAAGACTGGCAACGGAAGTAGTTTTCATTTCACTGAGATATTCCAGGAGGATGCTACTGCCCAacaagtaaattttaagaCTGATTTTAAAGCCAAGCATAATATTAACTTGAATGATTATACCGAAAGTGGCGACGAACATACCACTCATATTGCTAATAGTTAA
- the LOC126848090 gene encoding tectonic-like complex member MKS1 isoform X2 — protein MSAACHTIVRVAQQRSPLAELLAEESKGGETRDSNFLEEEDHIFNWQEKVFGPFEIDFYADEKNCLSDCQKEYHRRINDEQLKGARLYSYTENDSYYIDNNLLTTPYRSYLSKKNQTALPAMQNRKPFRERYNKRVLDNKSIKARIRSSHYFYTERISMHVMADLSHRDEPATGGSADSETLLCSVIYDKARKQLTINPDFTIDDERHYSVINGHGVKFNYWIEHVSAGPTLTELQEKCEATRREVQQELDYKEAELYKELQLPPANLSTLFLNLDIVSAHGFSYDGLFITYFIDLPQHWTTKQKERLFGRTQRCLLENKSAHFSYCTDISLHYPSNDFQQLTDDTHIGKTLTPRLLFSVASLDSWTRYRIEGYAALPIPMIPGTYKFTVPTWRAKGNIIDALRRFFVGGSYELEDITYCSIPMAHEGTILDKSNLRIISSGDIEINMNIVIQNGIHMKHFDYEIDNSDRIRTDTLMNNVENVLEQFKAAKERMIRIRTINS, from the exons ATGAGTGCCGCCTGTCACACGAT AGTGCGAGTCGCTCAGCAGAGATCTCCGCTGGCCGAGCTGTTGGCCGAGGAATCCAAGGGCGGTGAGACCAGAGACTCTAATTTCTTGGAGGAGGAGGACCATATTTTTAACTGGCAGGAGAAAGTGTTCGGTCCATTTGAGATAGATTTCTATGCGGACGAGAAGAATTGTCTGTCCGATTGTCAGAAGGAGTATCATCGGCGTATCAATGATGAGCAGCTAAAGGGTGCCCGATTATACTCTTACACCGAGAACGACTCTTactatattgataataatcttttgaCAACACCTTACAG GTCGTATTTGTCGAAGAAGAATCAAACCGCGTTGCCGGCCATGCAAAATCGTAAGCCCTTTCGGGAGCGATACAATAAAAGAGTGCTGGACAACAAATCCATAAAAGCCAGGATCCGATCGAGCCATTATTTTTACACCGAACGCATTAGCATGCACGTGATGGCCGATCTGTCTCATAGAGATGAACCCGCGACCGGCGGATCGGCGGACTCGGAGACGCTGCTCTGCTCTGTGATTTATGACAAGGCTCGCAAACAGCTGACGATTAATCCCGATTTCACGATCGATGACGAAAGGCACTATAGTGTCATCAACGGCCACGGTGTCAAGTTCAATTATTGGATCGAGCACGTTTCCGCGGGGCCGACGTTGACGGAATTGCAGGAGAAATGCGAAGCTACACGGCGT GAAGTACAACAAGAGCTTGATTATAAAGAAGCAGAGTTATACAAGGAACTACAATTGCCACCGGCGAATTTATCtactctatttttaaatttggacATTGTCTCAGCTCATGGTTTCTCCTATGACGGATTGTTTATTAcctattttatcgatttgccACAACATTGGACTAcaaaacagaaagagagattattcGGAAGAACGCAGAGGTgtcttttagaaaataaatcggCGCATTTTAGTTATTGTACGGATATATCCTTGCATTATCCATCAAATGATTTTCAACAATTAACTGATGATACACACATCGGCAAGACTTTGACCCctcgtttattattttccgTAGCGTCTTTGGATAGTTGGACCAG GTATCGAATAGAGGGATATGCGGCGTTACCAATACCAATGATACCtggtacatataaatttacagtCCCTACATGGCGTGCAAAAGGCAATATCATCGATGCGTTGAGACGTTTTTTCGTTGGTGGTTCTTACGAGCTCGAAGATATTACATATTGCAGTATTCCAATGGCGCATGAGGGTACAATTTTAGACAAATCAAATTTAAGGATTATATCAAGTGgagatattgaaattaatatgaatattgtaATTCAAAATGGTATacatatgaaacattttgatTATGAAATCGATAATTCCGATAGAATAAGAACTGATACACtaatgaataatgttgaaaatgtTCTTGAACAATTTAAAGCGGCTAAGGAACGCATGATACGTATAAGAACGATTAATTCTtag
- the LOC126848090 gene encoding tectonic-like complex member MKS1 isoform X1: MSCKVEKMKIAANYKVNEPIHNLKIRVRVAQQRSPLAELLAEESKGGETRDSNFLEEEDHIFNWQEKVFGPFEIDFYADEKNCLSDCQKEYHRRINDEQLKGARLYSYTENDSYYIDNNLLTTPYRSYLSKKNQTALPAMQNRKPFRERYNKRVLDNKSIKARIRSSHYFYTERISMHVMADLSHRDEPATGGSADSETLLCSVIYDKARKQLTINPDFTIDDERHYSVINGHGVKFNYWIEHVSAGPTLTELQEKCEATRREVQQELDYKEAELYKELQLPPANLSTLFLNLDIVSAHGFSYDGLFITYFIDLPQHWTTKQKERLFGRTQRCLLENKSAHFSYCTDISLHYPSNDFQQLTDDTHIGKTLTPRLLFSVASLDSWTRYRIEGYAALPIPMIPGTYKFTVPTWRAKGNIIDALRRFFVGGSYELEDITYCSIPMAHEGTILDKSNLRIISSGDIEINMNIVIQNGIHMKHFDYEIDNSDRIRTDTLMNNVENVLEQFKAAKERMIRIRTINS, translated from the exons atgtcgtGCAAAGTGGAAAAAATGAAGATAGCTGCAAATTACAAAGTGAACGAACCGATACATAATTTGAAGATAAG AGTGCGAGTCGCTCAGCAGAGATCTCCGCTGGCCGAGCTGTTGGCCGAGGAATCCAAGGGCGGTGAGACCAGAGACTCTAATTTCTTGGAGGAGGAGGACCATATTTTTAACTGGCAGGAGAAAGTGTTCGGTCCATTTGAGATAGATTTCTATGCGGACGAGAAGAATTGTCTGTCCGATTGTCAGAAGGAGTATCATCGGCGTATCAATGATGAGCAGCTAAAGGGTGCCCGATTATACTCTTACACCGAGAACGACTCTTactatattgataataatcttttgaCAACACCTTACAG GTCGTATTTGTCGAAGAAGAATCAAACCGCGTTGCCGGCCATGCAAAATCGTAAGCCCTTTCGGGAGCGATACAATAAAAGAGTGCTGGACAACAAATCCATAAAAGCCAGGATCCGATCGAGCCATTATTTTTACACCGAACGCATTAGCATGCACGTGATGGCCGATCTGTCTCATAGAGATGAACCCGCGACCGGCGGATCGGCGGACTCGGAGACGCTGCTCTGCTCTGTGATTTATGACAAGGCTCGCAAACAGCTGACGATTAATCCCGATTTCACGATCGATGACGAAAGGCACTATAGTGTCATCAACGGCCACGGTGTCAAGTTCAATTATTGGATCGAGCACGTTTCCGCGGGGCCGACGTTGACGGAATTGCAGGAGAAATGCGAAGCTACACGGCGT GAAGTACAACAAGAGCTTGATTATAAAGAAGCAGAGTTATACAAGGAACTACAATTGCCACCGGCGAATTTATCtactctatttttaaatttggacATTGTCTCAGCTCATGGTTTCTCCTATGACGGATTGTTTATTAcctattttatcgatttgccACAACATTGGACTAcaaaacagaaagagagattattcGGAAGAACGCAGAGGTgtcttttagaaaataaatcggCGCATTTTAGTTATTGTACGGATATATCCTTGCATTATCCATCAAATGATTTTCAACAATTAACTGATGATACACACATCGGCAAGACTTTGACCCctcgtttattattttccgTAGCGTCTTTGGATAGTTGGACCAG GTATCGAATAGAGGGATATGCGGCGTTACCAATACCAATGATACCtggtacatataaatttacagtCCCTACATGGCGTGCAAAAGGCAATATCATCGATGCGTTGAGACGTTTTTTCGTTGGTGGTTCTTACGAGCTCGAAGATATTACATATTGCAGTATTCCAATGGCGCATGAGGGTACAATTTTAGACAAATCAAATTTAAGGATTATATCAAGTGgagatattgaaattaatatgaatattgtaATTCAAAATGGTATacatatgaaacattttgatTATGAAATCGATAATTCCGATAGAATAAGAACTGATACACtaatgaataatgttgaaaatgtTCTTGAACAATTTAAAGCGGCTAAGGAACGCATGATACGTATAAGAACGATTAATTCTtag
- the LOC126848090 gene encoding tectonic-like complex member MKS1 isoform X3, which produces MSCKVEKMKIAANYKVNEPIHNLKIRVRVAQQRSPLAELLAEESKGGETRDSNFLEEEDHIFNWQEKVFGPFEIDFYADEKNCLSDCQKEYHRRINDEQLKGARLYSYTENDSYYIDNNLLTTPYRSYLSKKNQTALPAMQNRKPFRERYNKRVLDNKSIKARIRSSHYFYTERISMHVMADLSHRDEPATGGSADSETLLCSVIYDKARKQLTINPDFTIDDERHYSVINGHGVKFNYWIEHVSAGPTLTELQEKCEATRREVQQELDYKEAELYKELQLPPANLSTLFLNLDIVSAHGFSYDGLFITYFIDLPQHWTTKQKERLFGRTQRCLLENKSAHFSYCTDISLHYPSNDFQQLTDDTHIGKTLTPRLLFSVASLDSWTSPYMACKRQYHRCVETFFRWWFLRARRYYILQYSNGA; this is translated from the exons atgtcgtGCAAAGTGGAAAAAATGAAGATAGCTGCAAATTACAAAGTGAACGAACCGATACATAATTTGAAGATAAG AGTGCGAGTCGCTCAGCAGAGATCTCCGCTGGCCGAGCTGTTGGCCGAGGAATCCAAGGGCGGTGAGACCAGAGACTCTAATTTCTTGGAGGAGGAGGACCATATTTTTAACTGGCAGGAGAAAGTGTTCGGTCCATTTGAGATAGATTTCTATGCGGACGAGAAGAATTGTCTGTCCGATTGTCAGAAGGAGTATCATCGGCGTATCAATGATGAGCAGCTAAAGGGTGCCCGATTATACTCTTACACCGAGAACGACTCTTactatattgataataatcttttgaCAACACCTTACAG GTCGTATTTGTCGAAGAAGAATCAAACCGCGTTGCCGGCCATGCAAAATCGTAAGCCCTTTCGGGAGCGATACAATAAAAGAGTGCTGGACAACAAATCCATAAAAGCCAGGATCCGATCGAGCCATTATTTTTACACCGAACGCATTAGCATGCACGTGATGGCCGATCTGTCTCATAGAGATGAACCCGCGACCGGCGGATCGGCGGACTCGGAGACGCTGCTCTGCTCTGTGATTTATGACAAGGCTCGCAAACAGCTGACGATTAATCCCGATTTCACGATCGATGACGAAAGGCACTATAGTGTCATCAACGGCCACGGTGTCAAGTTCAATTATTGGATCGAGCACGTTTCCGCGGGGCCGACGTTGACGGAATTGCAGGAGAAATGCGAAGCTACACGGCGT GAAGTACAACAAGAGCTTGATTATAAAGAAGCAGAGTTATACAAGGAACTACAATTGCCACCGGCGAATTTATCtactctatttttaaatttggacATTGTCTCAGCTCATGGTTTCTCCTATGACGGATTGTTTATTAcctattttatcgatttgccACAACATTGGACTAcaaaacagaaagagagattattcGGAAGAACGCAGAGGTgtcttttagaaaataaatcggCGCATTTTAGTTATTGTACGGATATATCCTTGCATTATCCATCAAATGATTTTCAACAATTAACTGATGATACACACATCGGCAAGACTTTGACCCctcgtttattattttccgTAGCGTCTTTGGATAGTTGGACCAG tCCCTACATGGCGTGCAAAAGGCAATATCATCGATGCGTTGAGACGTTTTTTCGTTGGTGGTTCTTACGAGCTCGAAGATATTACATATTGCAGTATTCCAATGGCGCATGA